The nucleotide sequence CCCGTGCCCCCACGGAACCCTtcgtgcgcgcgtcgtcgtcgtcggtatCGTCGTCCTTGACTCGGTCCTCGAgtcgtcaacgccgccgagtcgAACTGCGGACGCGttcccggcgcggtcgaggcgcaCGTCGAAGCCTCGCGCCCAATCGTTAACCCTTCGGCGCGAACCGACAAAccggtcctcctcctcgtcgtcatccccaaaaaggtcctcctcctcctcctcctcgtcgtcgtcgtcgtcggggcgcgtcgtcgcgcgcgttctcgcggcgggttccctcggcgcgcgcgacctcggcgtcggcggtcgaacgacgtccgcgtcatCACGATCCCcctcctcgtcttcgtctcGGTAGTTTCGACTTCCCCTCGGAACCCAGTccccgtcgtctccgtcctcctcggacgtCACGCGAaccttcgtcgcgccgttGAACCGTGTCTCGCGCCTGAGCGCCTCCCCGAACACGCGCCGGTCCCTCTCCGCGctctcgtcgacgagcaccgccaccgccgcctccctgtCCGATCGCATCTCCGCCtctctcgcccgcgccgcctcgtacCCAAaccgcagcgcggcgccgaaggggtccgcctcgccgccccgccgcgcctcgagcttccCCGCGCGTGCATCGTCGAGAAACGCCaacagcgcggcggtgtccctCTGCTCCCTgcgcatcaccgccgcgtacgacgccTCCCACACCGCGGACTCGTCCACCGAGGGAAGAGACGACGATTGGCGAGCGTCCCTTTCCTCCCTCtgcgttcgccgcgccgtcggagcctcggcggcggcggcgccgcgcagccgcctggccagcgccgcgagttccccgctcgtcatcgtccgctCGGGGGCGCACAGGCGCAGGTACAGCCTCGGGTCCAGCGGCGCGGTTCCCTCGTTCGGGCCGGGGAGCGAGCACGGCTCCACCGGCCCGTCGGGCGCGTACACGACTTTGGTGAGCTCCTCGTGCACCTTGGCGAGGCGATACACGCGTCGCAGCTTatccgccgtcaccgccgcgttcatcaACATCTCGAGGTGCCCGACGTCTTTACGCACGAGCCGAGGGGCCTGGGCCGCCTCGTGTGCGgtcacgacgacgccgtccaaGGACTTGAGCTGGGGAAGCCTCGCGAGAACGTGCGCTCGGTAAAACGGGAGTTTAGCCACCGGCGCGAGTTCCAGCGACAGCGCCTCCAGGTGCGGGCATCCTCGCGCCAACGCGTCGAGCTGCGGGATGTCGTCTACCGGGTTATCTCCCGCGCTCAGCAGTCGTAACTCGCGAAACTGCGCTAAACCCGCGAGGTGTTTGACGTTGTTGTGGGACATGTACAGTCGCTGCGTGGATTTGTACGCGGGCGGCACGTCGTCGATTAAAGACAGCCTCTTGTCCACGACGCTGATGCGCATCTTGTTCGGGTCGAAGCACGTGGGGTGgtcgcggaggacggcgcTCAGGCGGACGGgcctggcgagcgccgcgcggacggcggcgtcgcgcgaggacggcgcgggcggcgcgactcGTTGGCGCtccgcgttggacgcgccgcgatgggTGGTGCcccgcggggcgctcgcggcgcgccttcgcgcgggcgacggcgcgggtgggacgccgcggcttcctcggcggtcgtcgccgcggcgcagtgTGCGTTCTGGGGAATCcgcccgcgtgcgtcgccccgacggtcccgcgcgcgcggcgccgcgtcgctcgtcgtcggcggcatcgtcgcgctcgacgttgttcgattcgtcgtcgtcgtcggttcgGCCGGATCCCCCCCCGGGGCGCACGGTCGCCCACCTGACGTGCCTGCCGCGGTCgcccgacgcctccgagCGCCGCTGGTGCATGGCGGCGTACCCGCCGGGGATATCGACGTCCTCCGACATGCGGGGCACCGACGCCTTCCCACCGCACTGCGGCGTCTCGGTGTGACCAATCGGCACGCCCCAACGGCTCTCCGGAAAACGCTCTCGCTTTCTTCTCGGACGCGCAGATCCTAGCAGACACACGCAAGGAGTGTTTCGGCCGATCGGGGCACCTTCACACGAGCGGGCGGCCTCGCGGGTCCGTGCATGCTGAGCGGTGcccgggcgagggcgaggaggataCGAGCGGCGGTGATGTCGCTGACGGTGTCCGCTCCTAGTCTCTCGCGAACCTCTCGATGGACCGCGCACCGGACCTCGCAGGCGCAAACGCGCCGGACCctctcctcggcgccatcACCGACGGTTGGCGCCATCGGGTGGACCctgcgtcgtccgcgcgtcccgtTCGCCCCGTCCGCCCACCTtccggccggcggcgcgcgcggcttccAGGGATGGGAGGGAGGCCGCGGCAGGCCGATCATCGTCAgagccgcgcccgcgacgagcccccCGTCGGACGctcccgcgagcgacgacgccccgccgatggcgcgcgggaaaaaacccgcgcgaggcgggacccgcgccgatcccgatcccgccgcgaacccatccgtcgccgccgcatccggcCCGCCCGTGGAcatcctcgcggacgacgcgctcggccccgatcacgcgcgcgtccgccgatgGGTCGTCTTCTCCGACCTCCACCTCAACCGCcgcacctcgcgcgtctgcgtcgacgtcctcgaggcggtgcatcgcgaggcggtggcgagggacgccggcATCGCGTTCCTCGGGGACTTTTGGCACGCCAGGGGCGCCATCCCGGTCGAGCCCCTCATCGAGGCCCTCAACGCGATACGTTCATGGACCCGACCGTGCGTCATGATCCCGGGGAACCACGATCAGGTCACCGCGGGTGGCGAAGTGCACGCGCTgacgcccctcgccgcggcgaacccgaGTCGCGTGAAGATCATCTCCAGGCCGACGGTGTGGAGAAACGCGCTGTGGCTGCCGTacaggcgcgacgcgtccgtcgtcaagaacgcggtggaggcggcgtggAGTATCGCCCCAACAGGGGAGGACGGCTCCGTGCCCAAGGTACGCGCCGTCTTTTgccacgccgacgtcgtcggcgcgtcgatgAACGAATCGTTCCAGGCGAGGGACGGCCTCGACCCGTCGCTTTTCTCTCCGGAAACGGACACCGGAAACGTCCGGATACCGGTGTACACCGGCCACTACCACAAGCCGCACACCGTCCCGAACACGAGCATCACGTACGTGGGGAGCCCGTACCAGGTATCGAGGGCGGAAGCGGGCCAGGTGAAGGCGCtcgtcgtgctcgacgcggagaacGGGTGGATCGGGTGCGACGAGGCAAACCCGGACGCTCCGGAGAAAGCCGACCCGACCACCGATCCCGTCACCGGCgtgtccccgcgcgcgcgtctgcCCCTGGACCTCGGCCCGCGGCACTACGTCGtgacgggcgaggacggggacgtgcCGGAGGGGGCGAGGGCCGGGGACGTGATCCGATGGACCCTCCCGTTGGGCAGTTCGACGAGGGTAAGTAACAACGGAACAAACAAAGGGACTGGTTCGGACGACGAAATGAACAAGCCTCCCGTTGggatcgaacgcgcgcgcgccgcggggatcgcCGTGGAGATATCTTACGAGACGACGTctgcgcccccgcggatcCCAAAGGCGGAGTCCCTCGGACCTTTGGGCCTgtacgcggcgtacgcgaaAGCCGTGGACCTACCCCCGGACGTGGTGAAGCTCGGTACATCCGTgctggaggaggtggcggcgaacgttgccgccgcggacgtggacgggACCAGCGCGAGATCCTCCCTCGGGGGTAACATGACCGGTGCACGGTCTCCCGTGCAGCTGTCGatgcacggcgtcgaggttgaGGGGTACGGCGCCttcaccgacgccgtcgcctaCCCGCTTCGCGACCGAGGCGTGTGCGCCGTCGTGGGCGATAACAGGGACGACGGGTGCTCGGATTCCAACGGCGCCGGTAAGACGACGCTGGTGATGGCCGCGATGTGGGCGCTGACGGGCAACTCGGACCTTCGCGTGGAAGGGGGCGCCGGGAAGACGCTGACGAAGACGGACGTGGTCAACGATTACGCCAAaaccgcgcgcgttcgcctggagggcgccgccaaCGGGATTCCGTTCTGGGTAGAGCGGAGGGTGAGCCGGAGCAAGCTGCTGGGTTTACGgtacggcgtcggcgacgaggagcgcacGCTCGCGGACTCCAGGCTGACccaggcggcgatggacgcggatctgggcgcgagcgtcgcggcgcgaatCGCGTTTCACGGGCAGCACACCGTCGGACAACTTCTAGACgccaacgacgcggcgctcaaaGCCgcgcttggcgagctcgtaGACGCGGACACGTGGCAGGAGGCCAAGGACCTGAGCAGGAAAcgggtcaccgcggcgaggaaacgcgcggctgcgctcggcgcggacgcgtccgcccgcgccgattACGTCCGACGAATCGAACAGAGgctgtccgcggcgacggcggcggcgaacgattGGACCGCGCAGGTGGAACGAAACTTGACGCGATTagcgagggaggaggcgggggcggcggacgcgctcggccgcgcgctcggcgcggtggtcgtcgccgccgacgcgctgaaggcggcgagcgcgcggtgggacgcggaggaggcggacgccgccgccgaagcggacgccgcgtccgcgttctTGGACCCAACCCGGGTGGGTAACGAAGAAACGGAgagcgcgtcgttcgaggttgacgaggcggccatcgcgtccagggtggcggcgctcgaggaggacgccgagcgcgcgcgcgggtacGCGCGGGAGTTGCagggcgcggaggctgcggctcgtgccgtcgccgcgcaggcgcaccgcgcggttGGTCAGTACGCGGgcagctcgggcgcggggttcgaaGGCGTCGAAGGGCACGAAGGGGTCGGGGACGGGAGCGAAGGGGTAAGGGATGGGCACGACGAAGGGCACGCGCATACACCCGACGCCCCCGTGTGCGCCGCGTGCCTGCAGCCCATAGACCTCacccaccgcgcgcacgtcctGGACCGGCTCAagagggacgcggagacgaccgcgcgggagcACCGAAGGCTTCTCCAATCGCTTCAAGCGGCGGAGTCGGAGGCGGTAAAAGCGGAACAAAGACGCAGAGAcgagatggccgccgcgaacagggcgagggcggacgcgtccgcgcgcgccgccgccgccgcgaacagggcgagggacgcgcagGCGCGGCTACGGGCGGTCCGCGACGCCAGGGTCAACGCGCacgtggtcgccgccgcgatggcgagggcggaggcgttggtcgcggcgagccccgTGGCGCCCGTGCGGGGACCAACCCCGTCGGATGCGAATAATTTGTCCGGAACGACTACGGACATTCGCCCCGGACATTCGCCGCAACATGctacgcgacgcgcggactCCGGCAAcgcgcccgccctcgccctcgtcgccgcggtggagacggCCGTTTCGGATGCTGAGCGGGCGTTTCGGCAGCTCGAGACGCGATCGCGGGACCGGTCAaatgcggcggcgacggcgacggcgaatcCGCACGATATGGAAGTCGCCTCGCTCCAATCGCAGGCGGATGTCGAGgcggccgagctcgaggcgcggcgcgaggaggcggccgcggcggaggcggcgctcgccacggcGCAACGCGCGGACTCCGCGTTCGGCACGAGGGGTATTCAGAGCTACCTcttcgagggcgcgctcggaGAGCTCAGCGCCAGGGTTGGCGATTACATGGAGgcgctcaccggcggcgcgctcgccatggagcttcgacccgccgccgtcggtgaaCCCAACGGCGGGTCGAcgagacggagacgacgcggacgggcggcggcgggcgacgcgggaggcgcggacgccgaggacgaggacggggttgacgaacgcggcgccccctctgtcgccgccgccgagaagatTGAAAAAGTAATCTTCGCGCAGTcccacgacggcgaacgcgttcAACGATCGCTTCGTCagctcagcggcggcgagcgacgacgcgcggcgctggcgctggcgctggcgcacgccgacctcgcgagcgcgcggggcggcgtcgggtgcgaTCTGCTGGTGCTGGACGAGGTGTTGCAGCACCTGGACGGGGAGGGGATAgcgagggtcgccgcgctgcttcGGTCGCTGCCGAAAGGGACGGTGCTGCTGACGTCGCAGGCGGACAGCGCCACCTCCCACCTGTTCGACGTGGTGGACAGGGTGTTCAAGAagaacggcgcgagcggggtggcgacgggatgcgacgccgccttcgggacggacgaggacgaggacgaggtcgccgccgagtttTCCTAATATCGTCATACAGGAGTTTAGTAGCGGAATCTGCAGGATCTGTGCGTGACGAGGATTTCGGGGCAGGGAAGCGGAAaacccccggcgcccccaCTCGGACGCGCGCCATACCATgaccgacgtggacgtgcgAAGCCCGGGGTCGGGAGACTCCGCCGAGCATAAGCGCAAGCACATCGTCTGGAACGAGGAGAACCTCAGCTACAACGAGGCCAACAAGtcggtgcgtcgcggcgccaccCCTCCCAACCCCGCAGCATTCCGCCCATCGATCGCCCCCTCGTCTTTGGCCTtttcccgcgacgccgagatgAGATccgccggtcgccgccgtcaatGACCGCGTCCTTTCCTCCCCACTCCCCGCGCAGGCCAAGATGAAGATCGACGAGCCCGACACGCCGTGGGCGAGCCCGCCCAAGGAGCTCTTCGAGGACCCGGTCGAGGCGGAagccgacgtcgcgatggacgacgtcgcggagaggcTCAGGGGCTTCGAGGGGGGCCCCGAGGGGGGCggggccgcggggggcgacgcgccgggcgcggtcgcgggcgaTGCGTCGATACCCCCGAAGAGAGACGACGAGTGGGAgtccagcgacgacgacgagagggacgacggcgcgcgcggcggccgcgtcgcgctggacCCCGGGGCGCTCTCCGACCCGGGATCCTCGGCTGCCGGGGGTgggaccgacgacgacggggaggacaTCATCGACGAGGGTCCGCTGGACGAGTACGACCAAATGCTGCGGGCGAGGCTGTTCGAGGCGCAGAGGAAGTCGCACCAGTGCACGTTCAGGGGCGTGCTGGCGAGGGGGAGGGCGCtcctggaggaggaggacgaggaggatggcgagTAGGTAGAGAGGCCCACGGGTAAGAGTTGTAAAAGTTGATGATGAAACGAAAAGATTTTCATTCGGTTCAGTCGTCGATGAAGATGACCTCCTGGGATTCagcgtcgtcgatgacgatgacCTCCTGGGattcaacggcggcggcagtaGGATCCAAGTGTCGgaggcgagccgcgcgcatcTCATCTTTAGTGAGGGGAGGCAGGGCACGTTTCGAAGTGCCGCTCGCTCCTCCGAGGTGCCGACCAGCGCCCTGGAATACGTATAACTCGCGTTCGGTGAACCTCAGACCCTTCAACTCGCCGCTCTCAATCTCCTGGGCAAACTGCTGAGCCTCCTTTTTCCCGCGGGGATAAAAGGACTCCATCTCTGCTTTTGAAACTCCCTTTTTGAATACGTTTTGCGCGTTGATACGTTTGAcgagagccgccgccgccggaatATCCTCGTTCGTCCGCGCCTTTCGCAGTCGAATCTGCAACACCGCGTTGCTGTACCATTTGACTGTGCGCATGGTCAAAGATCGCCTAAAACCAGGGTTCCAGTTCAGCGAAGGAGGCGACTTGTCCTCTATCGGGCTTATCGCGTGCCTCCAATCGGTTCGGCTGGGTCCCGACATGATGTAGATGGAACGCCGAGGTAGTTCTATCTCGACGCGTTTGCCTTCGACGCGCGATGCACCTAATCCTTTACCAAATTCGCCAAACGGAGCGAAGGCGGGTCCGTTCATCGTCTGACCTTTGGCTGGAAAGAAGCGGAGACAGGATGccgcgccaaggctgactCCTATGATGGTTTCTCCCCATTTGTACTTTGAGTCAAAATGCTTCTCGAATTTGGGGCCTTTGTCGGGCCCATCGTAACCCTTTGTCTCGATCTTTGGTCGATAGGTCATGGCCAGGAGCATATCTGGGTACACGAGACCCGGATAGAGCCCCGAATCTATCACGAGGTTTGAGAGCTTGTAGTGCTCCTCAGGGAAAGTGGGGTGACTTGCGTGGCGGTGCCACCCTGCTTTCTGCTTTCCCGCCCTCACTTCCGTGTTTTTAGCATGTCTGTTGAAAAACTGAGGTGACGTGAACAAGAGTCTCTCGGTTGCTTCCGTGAAGGCGTTGAGCAACACGTGAACGCCCGGTACTCCGCCGACATCTCTGAGGATCGTCGGGGCCGCGGTATCGTTCgagtccatcgcgcggctgcggctgcggtgCGGGCAACAATGGCGAGGATATCGAGGACGGAAGGTGAATTCCTCGAGGAAGGTGAAGAGACACTTCCGAGGAAATCCGCAGGATCTGTCAGTTTCAACAACCGCGGACGGCACGTTCAAacccgaggcgcgcgggggcgtcggatGGCCGCGGGatcggacgcggaggacgcggagtgGGCGGGTccgatcgagcgcgacgttcgctcgctcgcggggtgggacggcgagggagagggcGAGGGCACCCCGctggaggatgaggatgaggaggcgGATGGCGATCAGATCCCGCTCACCCTGGAGGCGCTgtaccgcgacggcgacgtcgaccccgaacgcccggacgacgccggcgccgacgacggcacccggggtaccgacgtggacgacgacgccacgacGTGCCCGGTGTGCTTCCGGCCTCTGCGGGACCTGGCggacaccgacgccgcgagacTCGCGCACGTCAACGCGTGCCTGGACGACGGAGgatggcgcgacgaggaggacgaagaTGGACACCCGGTGAGCGACGAGtccccgccgttcgcgccgtcggacACGCGGAATGACGACGCAATCGGCGCGACGtgggacgagggcggcgagggcgagtggcacgacgtcgccgcgtggctCCACGCCGTGGACCACGGGGACTTTGCTCCCAACGCGATTCTCGCGCGACTGACGTttgccgcgctcgagggatgcgccgacgagggagcgctcgcggcgctgggccacgtcggcgacgccgcgagacggcgcgccttgctcgccgcggtggacgcgcgacgacgaggatccgccgcgcccgcatccgcggcgccgccgaagggtgggcaccccgtcgcgtcgaaaGGTTGGCACCCCACCCGCGTACCCGCGGGAGTCGCGCCGGTGTTTgcgctcgcgaggggcgaAACGGCGGTCCGTCGACCCGAGCCGGCGTCCGAACCGCAGCCGCAGAAGCGGCGCaggaccggcggcggcgcggctgccgcgatggcggtgaGAAAcacaggcggcggcggcgggccgagGCCCGGCCGGTACGTCCCCACCGCcgaagcgccgccgccgccgccgccgtggatcCGCGTCCCCGGCACGAGgttcatcgtcgacgggttCCAGGGGTACGGTAAGTCCCACGGCGGTTGGTGGTGCAGGCACTGGTTTCTCACGCACTTTCACGCGGACCACTACCGCGGGCTCACCAAGTCCACCCCGCCTCCGGGTTGCCTCGTGTGGTGCAGCCGGCCCACCGCCGAGctgtgcgcgtcgcggctggGGATCCAGCGCGACAGGCTTCGGGCCGTGGACGTCGGACGcaccatcgtcgtcgacggcgtcaggTGCACGTTCATCGACGCCAATCACTGCCCTGGCGCGGTGATGATCGTGTTTGACGGTATCCCAGCCGGACCGGtgctcgcgacgggcgatTGCAGGTATCACCCGGGGATGAAAACGGACCCGACGCTGGCGGCTCTGGCGTCGCGAAGGCCCGCGGTGATGCTCGACACGACGTACTGCTCCCCGGCGCACGTGTTCCCGCCGCAGTGCGAGGTtttggcggcggtgagggacgCGGTCAAGGCTGAGTCGTTCAACCCGCGGGTGCTCTTCCTCTTCGGGACGTACACCATCGGGAAGGAGAGAGTCTTTttcgaggcggcgaaagCTCTGGGCAAGAAGGTGTACGTCGGGAAGCAGAAGATGAAGGTGttggacgcgctcgggtccgccatcgacgacgcggacagGGACATGATCACCGCCGACGATCAGGCGACGAACCTGCACGTGGTGCCCATGGGGAGCACCAGCTTTGGCCGCATGAAGACCATCCTGCGGTACTACAAGAACAGGTACGACACGATCGTGGCGTTCAAGCCCACGGGGTGGacgttcgaggcggcgaagaaacACGCGAGGGCCACCAAGCGCACGCA is from Micromonas commoda chromosome 12, complete sequence and encodes:
- a CDS encoding predicted protein translates to MARGKKPARGGTRADPDPAANPSVAAASGPPVDILADDALGPDHARVRRWVVFSDLHLNRRTSRVCVDVLEAVHREAVARDAGIAFLGDFWHARGAIPVEPLIEALNAIRSWTRPCVMIPGNHDQVTAGGEVHALTPLAAANPSRVKIISRPTVWRNALWLPYRRDASVVKNAVEAAWSIAPTGEDGSVPKVRAVFCHADVVGASMNESFQARDGLDPSLFSPETDTGNVRIPVYTGHYHKPHTVPNTSITYVGSPYQVSRAEAGQVKALVVLDAENGWIGCDEANPDAPEKADPTTDPVTGVSPRARLPLDLGPRHYVVTGEDGDVPEGARAGDVIRWTLPLGSSTRVSNNGTNKGTGSDDEMNKPPVGIERARAAGIAVEISYETTSAPPRIPKAESLGPLGLYAAYAKAVDLPPDVVKLGTSVLEEVAANVAAADVDGTSARSSLGGNMTGARSPVQLSMHGVEVEGYGAFTDAVAYPLRDRGVCAVVGDNRDDGCSDSNGAGKTTLVMAAMWALTGNSDLRVEGGAGKTLTKTDVVNDYAKTARVRLEGAANGIPFWVERRVSRSKLLGLRYGVGDEERTLADSRLTQAAMDADLGASVAARIAFHGQHTVGQLLDANDAALKAALGELVDADTWQEAKDLSRKRVTAARKRAAALGADASARADYVRRIEQRLSAATAAANDWTAQVERNLTRLAREEAGAADALGRALGAVVVAADALKAASARWDAEEADAAAEADAASAFLDPTRVGNEETESASFEVDEAAIASRVAALEEDAERARGYARELQGAEAAARAVAAQAHRAVGQYAGSSGAGFEGVEGHEGVGDGSEGVRDGHDEGHAHTPDAPVCAACLQPIDLTHRAHVLDRLKRDAETTAREHRRLLQSLQAAESEAVKAEQRRRDEMAAANRARADASARAAAAANRARDAQARLRAVRDARVNAHVVAAAMARAEALVAASPVAPVRGPTPSDANNLSGTTTDIRPGHSPQHATRRADSGNAPALALVAAVETAVSDAERAFRQLETRSRDRSNAAATATANPHDMEVASLQSQADVEAAELEARREEAAAAEAALATAQRADSAFGTRGIQSYLFEGALGELSARVGDYMEALTGGALAMELRPAAVGEPNGGSTRRRRRGRAAAGDAGGADAEDEDGVDERGAPSVAAAEKIEKVIFAQSHDGERVQRSLRQLSGGERRRAALALALAHADLASARGGVGCDLLVLDEVLQHLDGEGIARVAALLRSLPKGTVLLTSQADSATSHLFDVVDRVFKKNGASGVATGCDAAFGTDEDEDEVAAEEAENPRRPHSDARHTMTDVDVRSPGSGDSAEHKRKHIVWNEENLSYNEANKSAKMKIDEPDTPWASPPKELFEDPVEAEADVAMDDVAERLRGFEGGPEGGGAAGGDAPGAVAGDASIPPKRDDEWESSDDDERDDGARGGRVALDPGALSDPGSSAAGGGTDDDGEDIIDEGPLDEYDQMLRARLFEAQRKSHQCTFRGVLARGRALLEEEDEEDGE
- a CDS encoding predicted protein; translated protein: MDSNDTAAPTILRDVGGVPGVHVLLNAFTEATERLLFTSPQFFNRHAKNTEVRAGKQKAGWHRHASHPTFPEEHYKLSNLVIDSGLYPGLVYPDMLLAMTYRPKIETKGYDGPDKGPKFEKHFDSKYKWGETIIGVSLGAASCLRFFPAKGQTMNGPAFAPFGEFGKGLGASRVEGKRVEIELPRRSIYIMSGPSRTDWRHAISPIEDKSPPSLNWNPGFRRSLTMRTVKWYSNAVLQIRLRKARTNEDIPAAAALVKRINAQNVFKKGVSKAEMESFYPRGKKEAQQFAQEIESGELKGLRFTERELYVFQGAGRHLGGASGTSKRALPPLTKDEMRAARLRHLDPTAAAVESQEVIVIDDAESQEVIFIDD
- a CDS encoding predicted protein, with the translated sequence MAAGSDAEDAEWAGPIERDVRSLAGWDGEGEGEGTPLEDEDEEADGDQIPLTLEALYRDGDVDPERPDDAGADDGTRGTDVDDDATTCPVCFRPLRDLADTDAARLAHVNACLDDGGWRDEEDEDGHPVSDESPPFAPSDTRNDDAIGATWDEGGEGEWHDVAAWLHAVDHGDFAPNAILARLTFAALEGCADEGALAALGHVGDAARRRALLAAVDARRRGSAAPASAAPPKGGHPVASKGWHPTRVPAGVAPVFALARGETAVRRPEPASEPQPQKRRRTGGGAAAAMAVRNTGGGGGPRPGRYVPTAEAPPPPPPWIRVPGTRFIVDGFQGYGKSHGGWWCRHWFLTHFHADHYRGLTKSTPPPGCLVWCSRPTAELCASRLGIQRDRLRAVDVGRTIVVDGVRCTFIDANHCPGAVMIVFDGIPAGPVLATGDCRYHPGMKTDPTLAALASRRPAVMLDTTYCSPAHVFPPQCEVLAAVRDAVKAESFNPRVLFLFGTYTIGKERVFFEAAKALGKKVYVGKQKMKVLDALGSAIDDADRDMITADDQATNLHVVPMGSTSFGRMKTILRYYKNRYDTIVAFKPTGWTFEAAKKHARATKRTQRGAMIQYSVPYSEHSSFDELRAFVKFLKPRAVLPHVGNDRGPKARRMVQLLTAPDESADDDDES